The DNA region gtttactgagaagaggagggttagGAAGAGCATGATTAGGAGGGGGAATGATGGGTTGTCGTTGTGAGGTGGGGGTTGGCTTTTGGGATTGtttggagttttgggagAATACCACGGTTGAtacatttttttttggaacATTTGCGAAGCATGGCGAATGTGAAAACCGAGGGGGGAAAAATACTCGAAAATTGTTAGATACCAGGAAGATGGAAGGGTATAATGTCTGAATGTTGGTCAATGTATGAGAATGATGGATGGCGATGGGATGTGTTATGAATAATGTACGGAAATGGGTGGGCATagttgggagggagattCTTTGTCACATACTACTTACTACTTACTCTTGTTAGACAtgccaaacaacaaaaaaaaaaaaaaagacaatgCCGAATAAATGGTAGATACCTCTCTGATGAATTGGTCTTTGCATTTGGCTGGTGTGCATTAAATCAGAAGTCTGCAGATCCCACGAGCTGGCTGGGTGAGTTATCCTCCAATATCAACGAGAATTCCTAGCTCCATGAccttggtgaggaggtgaaTAGGCCGGTTCGACGAATCAGGATAGGCACGCATGAGCTTTTCAAAAACGTATCATACTTTGGTTTGCTAAACATTTACCATGCCCAGCGGTAAGATCCATGTAAGGCGTCATGATAAAACCCTTCCACCACGCCAACTTCTTTTCAGATATTAACAACAAAAACGTGGTAATAATATCAATCAGCCGTGAGGCCTGTCCTGTCATATTCCCTTCTCCCACCTATACCGATTCGCCCCTCTTTCCATTTGCCGCGAGGCATCCTTGTCCGTCTTTTTGAATTAAATGAGTTTTGTAAGCTCAAGATTATGGGTATCAACCCATTAGCATAAAAGTGATTGCTTCAGCCCATCCCCTTTTACACCATGCAAGGGGTATAATATGCAGCCTTATGTGCTtctgggggggtgttgtATCATCACCTTGCTGCCTCTCTCCCTTCCGACCGCCATATGTTTGGAAATGATGCTGGTACTGTTTGTCCCGCCATCACTCCCAAAGATGTGATAAAACGTAGTATGTTGATGAATATGTAAACAAGCCGTGTGCTCTCAAGAGTGAGCCTGAGTTGTTATCCTTGTCCTGCGATTGGCCGTGTGACCCGagtattcctttttttttatccAGTCCATGGCGAAGCGGCGAAACCACCTCCACTATTATCATGTCCGATGTCGATGTGACCGATGCCCACGATCCCGTCTCGACGACCCACCGCCGCCTGACCGCTCCAGCTCACGCTCCAACTCCTCAGCACGCCGGCGATAGTCCCTAACAATATCCCGGATGTGTCTGATGCGGTCAAAGTCCAGCTCGAGCTCGTCTATCTGCGCCATGATGTCGTGGTAGCGCGCAATCTCGGCATCGGCATTGTCGATGAGCTGACCACTCTGGTCATAGACGCTCAGAGTTACTATTTGCGATTGTTCCATCAGGTACTCGAGCCGCTGCTGAATATGCTGCATGACTCGGTCAAAATGTCGGCCCAGCGCGGACAGAGACGAGCTGTCAATCATGAGTAGCCCCTGCGAAGACGCCCTGCTCGCGGCgcgggaggacgaggacccAGCTGCCGCCACTGCCTGCTGTCCATGTCGAAGGATTTGAATCTCGTCTTCTGTCAGCCCTAGTTGCGTGTCGGGTACGGCATTCGTGGACGGTTgttgcgacgacgacgacatggcgGCTGAAGCGAGTTTGAGGGATTGGCGACTGGTTGAttcttcctgctgctccAGTTGTGCCGCAGCAGTTCCCAGCACCGTCCCAGATACTCCCTCGCGCTTTTGTCTTGTTGTATGGAGAGGAACTCCCTTCCCGGCTGGCCTTGATCAGCAACCGGCGCTTTTCCGGAGCTTCAGAATTTCCCAGAGGACGGTGCAATTTGTACACCAACCGTCCTGCCGCACACAACAGTGTGCCGACGGTGCACGGCTTGACCCAGAAATTCACAATGTGCAGCAACCTTATCGTCTCTGGGGTTCGATATGTGTCACGGCTGCGGGAGGTATGAGCTGCGGGGTACTGAAGGTGTCGTCGATACTGGACGAGCCAAAGTATGCAGACGGCAACGAGCAGAGGGCGTATAGACTGCACCGGCCGGTAGCTTAAGCGTCGGCGACGTTTTCAGCGCGCACGGCATCATCGTATCGATCCGTTACTGTTCCGGTGCCATAACAGCTAGCGTTGAGGGCGCTGGGTGCGGCAGTCGAGGAGGTTTCGTCGAAAGGATCTAGCCGAAGTCGAGGCAGGCTACGAGCTGTTGCGCAcaaggaggggtggtgtcgTGGGAGCAGTGACTGTGTAAGATGCAGGCGAGACCGAGCCGGCGGGACCAGATTCCCGGTGATCTTGCTACGTCGGAGTGATACACGATCTTCGAAGCTGCCCGTGCGGGTGGTCGTCTAGTTCATGTACTGCGTTGCGCCAGACGTGAGCTTGATGGCGAGCTGAGGGTTACAGGAAAACCCGTGTGTACGTCTGTCAAGGGATTGTCGTCGGCGAGTGCTGTGTAATTGCTATGGGGAGATGTCGGCCGGTTCGTCAGGGGCCGTCGAGGAACATGAGCTGTTGGAGTGGGAAATCAGCCAAGTTGTATCGAAGAAGTGGCAGCAAAGTGAAATAAATGGTCCCGGCATCCCCAATTCCTCGGCAGCGCATCAGCTGATAAGAGCTCCTTTGATCCAACACCGGGCTTGAAATTGAGCCGAAAAAGAAATCCTGTAGCGCAAGCAATAAATATATACCGCAAGCAGCCGAGTGATCTCCAGGAAATCACGGGAGCCCATCAATATGATAAGTGAAGAGGGGGTCACAAAGATGTGAGACCTGCCGATAATACGtacgaggaggagatcaaccGCGGGGGAATATCTTGTGGCCCCGGCAACCTCAAATCGGGGTAGCTATCGTGGAACGGTGATGGCTGACTGTGTCGCCGTTCATCAACGTGTCTGCCGCGCCAACTGCGGCAACAGGAAACCACGAGGATACGGTCAGGAATCGAGGAAGAAGCATTGTGCTAAAGTCGGCGACCCCAGGATTTGTGCTGTCATCTCCAGCGCCAGCTCTTGGCGTGGCGGTCCTTGTCGATGCGTCCGAGCTTTGGCGTTTACAGGGGTTTCGGTCGTACATCAGTTGTATTGAAGCAAGACACCAAAGCCTCCCGTTTCAAGACTGAGCTGTACATCTCATGAGGGACCAGCGTGTCAGAAATATATCTCACAAACGAGATCCGAGTAAGCAATATTCCAACAGCGAGTGCTCAGCCAGAGGCATCAGATCAGGTCGACCCACCAGGAGCTTGCGGTGTAAGTGCGTCAAggctccatcaccaccaaacatgaagaatctccatcatcatctcatGAAGCAGATCCGGAGCAGCGGCAGTGGCGCGTGAGGTGCATGAACCTTGATAGCAGATGCCAATCTCAAATTGCGAATCAAAAGAATAGGATCTGCGAAACTGCCGTAACCTGGCGCGGCTTCTTGTCCTCTGGAAGCTGCAATTGAGAGCCAATGGCTTATCAGACCCACAGAAGAACCCCTGGTCTGTCACTTCAGCCTCACAACACTCCCAGACGACTACATAAGGGCGACATTGTATAGATGTCTAACGTTATGGCTCGACGGATACGGGTTGCCCTGAAATAGGTGCCTACCGAATTGCCTG from Podospora pseudoanserina strain CBS 124.78 chromosome 1, whole genome shotgun sequence includes:
- a CDS encoding hypothetical protein (EggNog:ENOG503P3GK), with the protein product MSSSSQQPSTNAVPDTQLGLTEDEIQILRHGQQAVAAAGSSSSRAASRASSQGLLMIDSSSLSALGRHFDRVMQHIQQRLEYLMEQSQIVTLSVYDQSGQLIDNADAEIARYHDIMAQIDELELDFDRIRHIRDIVRDYRRRAEELERELERSGGGGSSRRDRGHRSHRHRT